A stretch of the Bombyx mori chromosome 12, ASM3026992v2 genome encodes the following:
- the LOC105842100 gene encoding aldehyde dehydrogenase X, mitochondrial — protein sequence MAQVEIKYTKLFINNEWVDAVSKKTFTTISPQDETVITEVAEADKADVDTAVAAAKKAFHRYSQWRTMNASQRGRLLLKLADIIERDANYLAELETLDCGKPVKQARLEVFWSSGILRYYAGKADKILGNTIPADGDVLTFTLKEPVGVCGQILPWNYPIPMLIWKISPALAAGCTVVVKPAEQTPLTALAIAALTREAGFPDGVINVVPGFGPTAGSALTCHPDVDKIAFTGSTEVGHIVMTSASAVNLKRVTLELGGKSPLVIFNDADVEKAAEIAHKAAFANAGQCCIAATRTFVQSGIYDKFVSKASELAKNRTVGNPFDDIQQGPQIDKEMLEKILKFIEAGKKGGAKCVAGGERLGKIGYFIQPTVFADVLDDMKIAKEEIFGPVQSILKFETFEEVVDRANDSNYGLGAGVITNDINIALAFVKHVRAGSTWVNTYEHITPQTPFGGFKESGIGRELGEEGILQYVENKTVTINLPKQCLVRSGLSC from the exons ATGGCTCAAGTTGAAATCAAATATactaag TTGTTCATCAACAACGAATGGGTTGATGCAGTTAGTAAGAAAACGTTCACGACCATCAGTCCACAAGATGAAACTGTAATCACAGAAGTTGCTGAAGCAGACAAG GCAGATGTTGATACAGCTGTTGCAGCAGCAAAAAAAGCATTTCATAGATACTCCCAATGGCGCACAATGAACGCATCCCAAAGAGGTCGCCTCCTCCTCAAACTGGCCGACATCATAGAAAGAGACGCCAATTATCTGGCTGAACTTGAAACTTTGGACTGTGGGAAGCCAGTGAAACAAGCACGGCTGGAAGTGTTTTGGTCATCGGGCATACTAAGATATTATGCTGGGAAAGCTGATAAAATCTTGGGAAATACAATTCCTGCAG ACGGGGATGTCCTTACGTTCACATTGAAAGAGCCCGTCGGAGTTTGTGGCCAAATTTTACCTTGGAATTATCCAATTCCTATGCTAATTTGGAAGATTTCTCCCGCTTTGGCTGCCG GATGTACGGTAGTAGTGAAACCCGCTGAACAGACACCATTGACAGCTCTCGCTATAGCTGCTTTAACCAGAGAAGCAGGTTTCCCAGACGGCGTGATCAATGTGGTACCAGGGTTTGGACCAACAGCCGGTTCGGCGTTAACCTGCCATCCCGACGTAGACAAGATTGCTTTTACGGGATCTACTGAG GTTGGTCACATCGTCATGACTTCAGCATCAGCTGTAAACTTGAAAAGAGTAACACTTGAGCTCGGTGGTAAAAGTCCACTAGTTATCTTCAACGATGCAGACG TGGAAAAAGCAGCAGAAATAGCTCACAAAGCGGCATTCGCCAATGCTGGGCAGTGCTGCATTGCCGCCACGCGAACATTTGTTCAGTCTGGCATATACGACAAATTTGTTTCAAAAGCAAGCGAACTTGCTAAAAACAGGACCGTTGGTAATCCTTTCGATGATATCCAACAAGGCCCACAG ATCGACAAAGAAATGTTGgagaaaattttgaaatttatagaAGCTGGAAAAAAAGGGGGAGCGAAATGCGTTGCAGGTGGCGAGCGTTTAGGAAAGATCGGTTATTTCATTCAGCCTACAGTTTTTGCAGACGTACTAGATGACATGAAAATTGCTAAAGAAGAG ATATTTGGTCCAGTTCAAAGTATTTTAAAGTTCGAAACGTTTGAAGAGGTAGTGGACAGAGCTAACGATTCAAATTATGGATTAGGGGCTGGTGTTATTACGAACGACATTAACATCGCGTTAGCTTTCGTGAAGCATGTCCGTGCTGGTTCAACGTG ggtAAACACATATGAACACATCACACCTCAAACTCCGTTCGGAGGCTTCAAGGAATCAGGGATTGGAcgggaatt AGGAGAAGAAGGTATATTGCAATATGTAGAAAACAAAACCGTGACGATTAACCTCCCGAAGCAGTGTTTGGTTCGGTCTGGTTTGAGTTGCTAA
- the LOC134199899 gene encoding uncharacterized protein LOC134199899 gives MWSKGGILSYDIFVKSSFKLTVGRIVATSNGKEMVKFHMREPCDHFLIKHLFRINMNITKDCTVKKEHYIFKIDLEDLTENYFGGKYFYGNWTFRSVFAGSECNLLCTITELIMTPKKRN, from the exons atgtggTCGAAAGGTGGTATCCTCAGCTACGATATCTTCGTCAAATCAAGTTTTAAACTCACAGTC GGTCGTATAGTAGCCACATCAAATGGTAAAGAAATGGTTAAGTTTCACATGAGGGAACCATGCGACCACTTCCTAATAAAACATTTGTTTCGAATTAATATGAATATTACCAAAGACTGTACAGTTAAAAAG GagcattacatatttaaaatcgACCTGGAAGACTTAACTGAGAATTACTTCGGTGGCAAATATTTTTACGGGAACTGGACATTTCGATCGGTCTTCGCCGGCAGCGaatgtaatttattatgtacaattaCGGAACTGATAATGACACCAAAAAAgagaaactaa